A genomic region of Borrelia duttonii Ly contains the following coding sequences:
- a CDS encoding DUF777 family protein, with the protein MQSNYEISRRLGNLSEGLAFEDAKRYLQDNVFICRIGIVKKFDFEKQEGIVVIEEYEDLNIISRNISNLKLELVEGDRVVLLQSSINIFNESDNNYFDKHYFYILNALTLRNVGISVEKFKIDTKELDVTSEDSSLNLKNITCDGEHSKISLKSLVIEAGNIELKGNVYINGRLFESHTHSSGTITYINASGAPTLASGSTAGVS; encoded by the coding sequence ATGCAAAGCAATTATGAAATTTCAAGAAGACTTGGAAATTTGAGTGAAGGTTTGGCATTTGAGGATGCTAAGAGATATTTGCAAGATAATGTATTTATCTGTAGGATTGGAATTGTTAAGAAATTTGATTTTGAAAAACAAGAGGGAATTGTTGTAATTGAAGAATATGAAGATTTAAATATTATAAGTCGTAATATTTCAAATTTAAAACTTGAGCTTGTAGAAGGTGATAGGGTGGTTTTGCTTCAAAGCAGCATAAATATTTTTAATGAGAGTGATAATAATTATTTTGATAAGCATTATTTTTATATTTTAAATGCTCTAACTCTTAGAAATGTGGGAATAAGTGTAGAGAAATTTAAAATTGATACAAAGGAACTTGATGTTACTAGTGAGGATTCTTCTTTGAATTTAAAGAATATAACTTGTGATGGCGAACATTCCAAAATTTCTCTTAAGTCTTTGGTTATTGAAGCTGGTAATATTGAACTTAAAGGTAATGTGTATATTAATGGCAGATTGTTTGAAAGCCATACACATTCTTCTGGAACCATAACTTATATAAATGCCAGTGGAGCTCCTACTCTTGCAAGTGGCAGTACTGCGGGTGTATCTTGA
- a CDS encoding S2/P23 family protein produces MIRIIIALLAIVSCSVQQNHNLEKQHKRFIQPTYNKFKHKRTPGNIDPDNDITKYQSEQLQIEEGSLDVCLQVTPHSWWPFSSNNCKITWIKNNFQKIIETDTQKESKLLQGKLHYTYIVAPIKSHDEYTKYVMPLILFASLVDYIEIISFKLKCRPNLNLDFEKGSMQNLRNRVADQVNKAVKAQGYKKAYLYGTINMLYPEGGKDLINAFKSQYKNGNWSFMEAEITIKDTLDHKTTTQSILLDSIMFNEFLKLVIKKHPDIKEANNQFRAPVD; encoded by the coding sequence GTGATAAGAATCATAATAGCATTATTAGCCATCGTATCATGCAGTGTCCAACAAAACCACAACTTAGAAAAACAACATAAACGATTTATTCAGCCTACATATAACAAATTTAAACACAAGAGAACTCCAGGAAACATAGACCCTGACAACGATATAACTAAATATCAATCAGAACAATTACAAATAGAAGAAGGAAGCTTAGATGTATGTTTACAAGTAACACCTCATTCGTGGTGGCCTTTTTCTTCAAACAATTGCAAAATTACTTGGATAAAAAACAATTTTCAAAAAATTATTGAAACAGATACACAAAAAGAATCAAAACTATTGCAAGGTAAATTGCATTACACATATATAGTAGCACCAATTAAAAGCCATGATGAATACACCAAATATGTTATGCCTTTAATATTATTTGCAAGCCTGGTTGACTACATTGAAATAATTTCATTTAAATTAAAATGTCGCCCAAATTTAAATCTGGATTTTGAAAAAGGTTCCATGCAAAATCTTAGAAATCGGGTAGCTGATCAAGTAAATAAAGCAGTTAAAGCCCAAGGTTATAAAAAAGCATATCTTTATGGAACAATAAATATGCTCTACCCAGAAGGTGGAAAAGACTTAATAAATGCATTTAAAAGTCAGTATAAAAATGGTAATTGGAGCTTTATGGAAGCAGAAATAACCATTAAAGACACACTTGATCACAAAACAACAACTCAATCAATACTTTTAGACAGCATAATGTTTAACGAATTTTTAAAATTAGTTATAAAAAAGCATCCTGACATAAAAGAGGCAAATAATCAATTTAGGGCACCTGTTGATTAA
- a CDS encoding BTA121 domain-containing protein surface lipoprotein, with product MKVLGNLLLFFVLFFCCKDEKYSGNFDLVYDSDDVAFRDIIDSDFDIGVNFDNVSLEKLISDFDLSNEEKQAVRFLRSALTDSTILDDMSHIRTYSDDEFYEFLVILNADKVKEAVADIVLTLKVRDEILDAIYEFADGNPRKDTFEIQLNVKEKEYLKTLKVACCGDSGYNGAYLALKLANHAGIFASLKRQVYDVLHSY from the coding sequence ATGAAAGTTCTTGGTAATTTGCTCTTGTTTTTTGTTTTATTTTTTTGTTGTAAGGATGAAAAGTATTCTGGTAATTTTGATTTAGTTTATGATTCTGATGATGTTGCTTTTCGTGATATTATTGATAGTGATTTTGATATTGGTGTTAATTTTGATAATGTTTCGTTAGAAAAGTTAATTTCAGATTTTGACTTATCAAATGAAGAAAAGCAGGCAGTTAGATTTTTAAGGAGTGCATTAACAGATTCTACTATTTTGGACGATATGTCTCATATACGTACTTATAGTGATGATGAGTTTTATGAATTTTTAGTTATTCTTAATGCTGATAAGGTAAAAGAGGCAGTTGCTGATATAGTTTTGACATTAAAAGTTAGAGATGAAATACTTGATGCTATATATGAATTTGCAGATGGTAATCCTAGAAAAGATACATTTGAAATACAACTTAATGTAAAAGAAAAAGAATATCTAAAAACTTTAAAAGTTGCTTGTTGTGGTGATAGTGGTTATAATGGGGCTTATTTGGCGCTTAAATTGGCCAATCATGCAGGGATATTTGCGTCATTAAAGAGGCAGGTGTATGATGTTTTGCATTCGTATTAG
- a CDS encoding DUF792 family protein, giving the protein MLDKKNVTSMILDIVNHILSLSASSNFIVLFPRPDFKGFVYVPQLFFIFPKSKPTEESFSNASSEQGTVNVNLKEGKILSYNVVSNPEIINVSNGILSSIHDKFLIEHLKKTSYANSVLEFNVNFVKVHFRERFKMGSYYSVYGPMIGFHELAIINSLKFRDAAFIEEINVSLQIKILKTFNISTYKG; this is encoded by the coding sequence ATGTTAGATAAGAAAAATGTAACATCAATGATTTTGGATATTGTAAATCATATTTTAAGTCTCTCAGCCTCATCTAATTTTATTGTCCTTTTTCCTCGTCCCGATTTTAAGGGATTTGTGTATGTGCCACAGTTGTTTTTTATATTTCCAAAATCAAAACCAACCGAGGAGAGTTTTAGCAATGCCAGTAGTGAGCAGGGAACTGTTAATGTTAATTTAAAGGAAGGTAAAATTTTAAGTTATAATGTTGTGTCAAATCCAGAGATAATTAATGTTTCTAATGGAATTTTGTCTTCCATACATGATAAGTTTTTGATCGAACATTTAAAAAAAACATCTTATGCAAATAGTGTTTTAGAGTTTAATGTTAATTTTGTTAAAGTGCACTTTAGAGAACGATTTAAGATGGGTTCTTATTATTCTGTTTATGGTCCTATGATTGGATTTCATGAATTGGCTATTATTAATTCTTTAAAATTTAGAGATGCTGCATTTATTGAAGAGATTAATGTTAGTTTGCAAATTAAAATATTAAAAACTTTTAATATTTCTACTTATAAAGGTTAA
- a CDS encoding S2/P23 family protein, producing MKKIIILLALFIIILSMASCFLDDQIDYSKVQLDQALSNIISKYNHNKLKDLQKENVEEEEEQTTFEVIEGQKEQCMCISCWLWCSCPKPKCYITWMKIKAKEIVDQDKKVIAALKDKLRYSYSVSPIKYNNNYSNYVMPLILFESMDENIEVTSFNLTDHKNLDFNNKGVLGGWIQGIPKVEKSSEEGYKNVYPYGILNAISPNGGEELISAFKSLYKNGKWDFMKAEIKVKDKTNNQESTHNILLDGKLFNEFIKTVINKHKGTTTANTKFQVPINN from the coding sequence TTGAAAAAAATAATTATTTTATTAGCTTTATTTATAATAATACTATCTATGGCATCTTGTTTTTTAGATGATCAAATAGATTACTCAAAAGTTCAACTTGATCAAGCATTAAGTAATATTATAAGTAAATACAATCATAATAAATTAAAAGATTTACAAAAAGAAAATGTTGAAGAAGAAGAAGAACAAACCACATTTGAAGTGATTGAAGGGCAAAAAGAACAATGCATGTGCATAAGCTGTTGGTTATGGTGTAGTTGCCCAAAACCTAAATGTTATATTACTTGGATGAAAATTAAAGCCAAAGAAATTGTTGACCAGGATAAAAAGGTAATAGCAGCGCTTAAAGACAAACTTAGGTATTCATATTCAGTATCGCCCATCAAATACAATAATAATTACAGCAATTACGTTATGCCTTTAATCCTATTTGAAAGTATGGACGAAAACATTGAAGTTACATCATTTAATTTAACAGACCATAAAAACCTAGACTTTAATAATAAGGGTGTTCTTGGTGGTTGGATTCAAGGAATACCAAAGGTAGAAAAATCATCTGAAGAGGGATATAAAAATGTATACCCTTATGGAATACTAAACGCAATAAGTCCAAATGGTGGGGAAGAATTGATATCTGCTTTTAAATCTCTATACAAAAACGGAAAATGGGATTTCATGAAGGCAGAAATTAAAGTAAAAGACAAGACAAACAATCAAGAATCAACACATAATATACTGCTTGATGGGAAATTATTTAATGAATTTATAAAAACAGTAATAAATAAACATAAAGGCACAACTACTGCAAATACCAAATTCCAAGTTCCCATTAACAATTAA
- a CDS encoding DUF693 family protein, whose amino-acid sequence MIRNCMLLFQYDFKIEFYDDVAFRDQRPKLVVETKNGVPVVNIVISNEYSCVGSLQWKKAQIRLFNVPLNFSKSLGQGDIVRIYYKKFASDDDLGYKFIISGYLGAPVDFECQNGDFISQYEVYLLSQDTFFNKKLDIKDYTGKSLKDAINLACPGQAIIYMSEQDRESIIYQSFYASTLREFIERLIGKYVQLIFVDIGDLDYKVDTKFVFINFNGFSSNQNYNKLENFVPLSSPQREVRFVGKSTINFWDAILLFTDKIKVGDPFQFIDRYGNIVKTVVHRTSAELNNVGKCVLRLSLYDESNVL is encoded by the coding sequence ATGATAAGGAATTGTATGTTGTTATTTCAGTATGACTTTAAAATAGAATTTTATGATGATGTTGCATTTAGAGATCAAAGACCTAAATTGGTAGTAGAAACAAAAAATGGAGTGCCTGTTGTTAATATTGTAATTAGTAATGAATATTCTTGTGTAGGTTCTTTGCAGTGGAAAAAAGCACAAATTAGATTGTTTAATGTACCTTTGAATTTTAGCAAATCTTTAGGACAGGGAGATATTGTTAGAATATATTATAAGAAATTTGCTAGTGATGATGATTTAGGTTATAAATTTATTATTTCTGGGTATTTGGGTGCTCCTGTTGATTTTGAGTGTCAGAATGGCGATTTTATTTCTCAATATGAAGTTTATCTTTTATCTCAAGATACGTTTTTCAATAAAAAACTTGATATTAAAGATTATACTGGTAAATCTCTTAAAGATGCAATTAATTTGGCATGTCCAGGGCAAGCAATTATTTATATGAGTGAACAAGATAGGGAGAGTATCATATATCAGAGTTTTTATGCCTCTACTTTAAGAGAATTTATAGAAAGACTTATTGGGAAATATGTTCAATTAATTTTTGTTGATATTGGGGATTTAGATTATAAAGTTGATACTAAATTTGTATTTATTAATTTTAATGGATTTAGCAGTAATCAAAATTATAACAAACTTGAAAATTTTGTACCTCTCTCTAGTCCTCAAAGAGAGGTTAGGTTTGTGGGTAAATCTACTATTAATTTTTGGGATGCTATACTTCTCTTTACAGATAAAATTAAGGTAGGAGATCCGTTTCAGTTTATTGATAGGTATGGAAATATTGTTAAGACTGTTGTTCACAGAACCAGTGCTGAGTTAAATAATGTAGGTAAGTGTGTATTAAGGTTAAGTCTTTATGACGAATCTAATGTTTTATAA
- the thyX gene encoding FAD-dependent thymidylate synthase, protein MHDHVDAAEEILDREYKVLDKGFLRLIDYMGSDERIVNSARVSYRDSKAKRDSAALIDYLIRNEHTSPFEQVVFTFHVKAPIFVARQWMRHRTSRINEVSGRYSLMREEFYVPLREDIKTQSLINKQGRSDEEIDIDVAISFLDGLDESYKNAYKIYDDMIKKDVSRELARITLPLSLYTEWYWQIDLNNLFRFIKLRSSGHAQKEIREYSNVLLDIVNLVVPLATSSFKKHILEGVMLSSEEVCEIRKALDLTKLNLSQKSLDRLKEKLNL, encoded by the coding sequence ATGCATGATCATGTAGATGCAGCAGAAGAAATATTGGACAGAGAATATAAAGTATTAGATAAAGGGTTCTTGAGACTTATTGATTATATGGGCAGTGATGAGAGAATAGTTAATTCTGCTAGAGTTTCTTATAGAGATTCTAAAGCAAAAAGAGATAGTGCTGCTCTTATTGACTATTTAATCAGGAATGAGCATACAAGTCCTTTTGAGCAAGTGGTTTTTACTTTTCATGTTAAGGCTCCAATATTTGTTGCAAGACAGTGGATGAGACATAGAACTTCAAGAATTAATGAAGTCTCAGGACGTTATAGTCTTATGAGAGAAGAGTTTTATGTGCCTTTAAGAGAAGATATTAAGACACAAAGTTTGATAAATAAACAGGGTAGATCGGATGAGGAGATTGACATTGATGTTGCTATATCTTTTTTAGATGGTCTTGATGAGAGTTATAAAAATGCTTATAAAATTTATGATGATATGATTAAAAAAGATGTCTCCAGGGAGCTTGCAAGAATAACTTTGCCTTTAAGTTTATATACCGAATGGTATTGGCAGATTGATCTTAATAATTTATTTCGTTTCATTAAACTAAGATCATCAGGTCATGCACAAAAAGAGATAAGAGAATATTCTAATGTTTTATTGGATATTGTTAATTTGGTGGTACCATTAGCAACTAGTAGTTTTAAAAAGCATATTTTAGAAGGTGTAATGCTTTCAAGTGAAGAGGTATGTGAGATTAGAAAGGCATTAGATTTAACAAAACTTAATTTATCACAAAAAAGTTTAGATAGGTTAAAAGAAAAACTTAATTTATAG
- the nrdI gene encoding class Ib ribonucleoside-diphosphate reductase assembly flavoprotein NrdI, whose product MVYASKTGNIGRFISKTGLGNIFRIVTGDEIVEEPYVLLTYTIAFGKVPSEVDKFLEHNFKLMIGVAGSGNKNWGDSFCNAVNLIKDKYGVPEILKFELSGTSHDVKNFMERISDETLRVK is encoded by the coding sequence GTGGTTTATGCTTCAAAAACAGGGAACATAGGGCGTTTTATCTCAAAGACAGGACTTGGTAATATTTTTCGTATTGTTACAGGTGATGAGATTGTTGAGGAACCTTATGTTTTGCTTACTTATACTATTGCATTTGGAAAAGTGCCATCTGAAGTTGATAAATTTTTAGAGCATAATTTTAAATTGATGATTGGTGTTGCTGGTAGTGGAAATAAAAATTGGGGTGATTCATTTTGCAATGCTGTTAATTTAATAAAAGATAAATATGGTGTTCCTGAAATATTGAAATTTGAGTTATCTGGAACATCACATGATGTTAAGAATTTTATGGAAAGGATTAGTGATGAGACACTTAGAGTTAAATAA